A genome region from Sphaeramia orbicularis chromosome 19, fSphaOr1.1, whole genome shotgun sequence includes the following:
- the mapta gene encoding microtubule-associated protein tau isoform X12 has protein sequence MDYMNNASNSYSSGDTMSASLGNMSINDQHHQENGVQMGHQMKVRSLAFPSLQPSLVHSFSPFPFLIISRTSRTQCTDSDPPAKVNNTLINGQTHKNETVLSENGLESGSEVKSSVCEEEAQPGASAGEGEVHPAEASEPCAEKEAVCEISEMQSASFEDEAPLGVSGENEGPPAGGAAPTAKPATGVLSEFAFAAGESKPSVAGSNGEGNDFMSMGASCSLDPGSEAASGLDDGRVGECGKRLSDSLWASEDMQASRGSLNWTGVADSHRAISLDATECLSEISNPSAVCLVRSTALEDLTSIGDKGLWVDPGEELISSENTNDRLSEGAALRSCSDSGAHSVTPETQPHTHRLSGSGFDSGLAFHSEEPPPRDPSSQARSYRNTSDADTLLTNTQSDTATENNTSDSLLHRVADSKSDISNDSEMNSVALTTGSAELQKTRQSSPARKSLVPVAIFKAQAKMDNGSAEKAGVKSQTPGAKTAARTQPDAKSGQSSPGTPKSPSSQAQSAKSLAEANKVKKVAVVRSTPKSPGSLKSRPPAPLAAAAPMPDLKNVKSKIGSTDNLKHQPGGGRVQILDQKVDYSTVQSKCGSKGNLKHVPGGGNVQILDKKMDLSNVQSRCGSKDNLKHTPGGGKVKILDQKVDYSNVQSKCGSKDNMKHAPGGGNVQIVDKKLDLTNVQSRCGSKDNIKHVPGGGNIQIVHKKIDLSNVQSKCGSKDNIRHKPGGGNIEIKNEKLEFKVQSKIGSLDNIGHVPGGGQRKIESHKLSFRESAKARTDHGAEIVSLEDSPHQLSTVSSSGSINMADSPQLSTLADQVSASLAKQGL, from the exons ATGGACTACATGAACAACGCCTCAAACAGCTACAGTTCTGGAGACACCATGAGTGCTTCATTAGGAAACATGTCCATAAACGATCAGCACCACCAGGAGAATGGAGTCCAGATGGGACACCAAATGAAAG TACGTAGTCTAGCCTTTCCTAGTTTACAACCCTCACTAGTGCACTCGTTCTCCCCGTTTCCATTTCTTATTATCTCACGCACAAGCAGGACGCAGTGCACAGACTCAGACCCACCTGCAAAAGTAAACAACACACTTATCAACGGTCAAACACACA AGAACGAAACAGTGCTCAGTGAAAATGGTCTGGAGTCTGGGTCTGAAGTAAAGAGCAGCGTCTGTGAGGAGGAGGCACAGCCTGGTGCCTCTGCAGGGGAGGGTGAGGTGCATCCTG CAGAAGCATCTGAACCATGTGCAGAGAAAGAAGCTGTGTGTGAGATCTCAGAAATGCAGAGCGCCTCGTTCGAAGACGAGGCGCCGCTTGGTGTCTCTGGTGAAAATGAGGGGCCTCCTG CAGGAGGAGCAGCTCCAACAG CAAAGCCCGCTACTGGAGTCCTCAGTGAGTTCGCATTTGCGGCCGGCGAATCAAAGCCTTCTGTAGCCGGATCGAATGGTGAGGGCAATGACTTCATGAGCATGGGAGCGTCCTGCTCTTTGGACCCAGGAAGTGAGGCAGCCTCCGGCCTGGACGACGGGCGGGTTGGAGAGTGTGGGAAGAGGCTGAGTGACTCTTTATGGGCCTCTGAAGACATGCAAGCCAGCAGGGGGAGCTTGAATTGGACTGGAGTGGCAGATTCCCATAGGGCCATCAGCCTGGATGCCACAGAGTGTCTGTCTGAAATCAGCAACCCGTCAGCGGTGTGTTTAGTCCGCAGCACTGCTTTGGAAGACCTGACATCAATCGGAGACAAAGGCTTGTGGGTTGATCCAGGGGAGGAGCTCATCTCCAGTGAAAACACTAATGACAGACTGAGTGAAGGTGCAGCTTTAAGGTCCTGCAGTGACTCTGGAGCCCACAGCGTCACCCCAGAAACACAGCCTCACACCCACAGATTGTCAGGCTCTGGCTTTGATTCTGGACTAGCTTTCCATTCAGAAGAACCACCGCCACGCGACCCCTCATCTCAAGCCCGTAGCTATAGAAACACTTCAGATGCGGATACCCTTTTAACAAATACACAATCTGACACGGCAACTGAAAATAACACAAGTGACTCATTGTTGCATAGGGTCGCTGATTCAAAGTCTGACATTTCTAATGACTCAGAGATGAACAGTGTGGCTCTGACCACGGGTTCAGCAGAGCTCCAGAAAACACGCCAAAGTTCTCCAGCCAGAAAGTCTTTGGTGCCGGTCGCTATTTTCAAAG CTCAAGCAAAGATGGATAACGGCTCTGCAGAGAAG GCTGGTGTGAAGTCTCAGACCCCAGGAGCCAAAACTGCTGCTAGAACTCAACCAG ATGCCAAGAGTGGACAGAGCAGCCCCGGTACTCCCAAATCTCCCTCGAGCCAAGCGCAGTCTGCGAAGTCATTGGCTGAAGCCAACAAAGTGAAGAAGGTCGCGGTGGTGCGTTCTACACCCAAATCCCCAGGTTCCCTGAAGAGCCGCCCCCCCGCCCCTCTGGCTGCTGCAGCACCCATGCCAGACCTGAAGAACGTCAAGTCCAAGATCGGATCCACAGACAACCTCAAACATCAGCCTGGTGGTGGCAGG GTACAAATCCTTGATCAGAAGGTGGACTATAGTACTGTGCAGTCTAAGTGTGGCTCCAAAGGCAATTTGAAACATGTACCCGGTGGCGGCAAT GTCCAAATCCTCGATAAGAAGATGGACTTAAGTAACGTCCAGTCTCGCTGCGGTTCTAAAGACAACCTAAAACACACACCTGGAGGTGGCAAG GTTAAAATTCTTGATCAGAAGGTGGACTATAGTAATGTCCAGTCTAAGTGTGGCTCCAAAGACAATATGAAACATGCACCCGGTGGCGGCAAT GTACAGATTGTTGATAAGAAGTTGGACTTAACCAATGTGCAGTCCCGGTGTGGCTCCAAAGATAATATAAAACATGTACCTGGTGGTGGCAAT ATTCAAATTGTGCACAAAAAGATCGATCTGAGCAACGTTCAATCCAAGTGCGGCTCGAAAGACAACATTCGCCACAAACCAG GTGGCGgaaatattgagataaaaaatGAGAAGCTGGAGTTTAAAGTTCAATCCAAGATCGGCTCTCTGGACAACATCGGCCATGTACCAGGAGGCGGGCAGAGGAAG
- the mapta gene encoding microtubule-associated protein 2 isoform X2, with protein MDYMNNASNSYSSGDTMSASLGNMSINDQHHQENGVQMGHQMKVRSLAFPSLQPSLVHSFSPFPFLIISRTSRTQCTDSDPPAKVNNTLINGQTHKNETVLSENGLESGSEVKSSVCEEEAQPGASAGEGEVHPAEASEPCAEKEAVCEISEMQSASFEDEAPLGVSGENEGPPGGAAPTAKPATGVLSEFAFAAGESKPSVAGSNGEGNDFMSMGASCSLDPGSEAASGLDDGRVGECGKRLSDSLWASEDMQASRGSLNWTGVADSHRAISLDATECLSEISNPSAVCLVRSTALEDLTSIGDKGLWVDPGEELISSENTNDRLSEGAALRSCSDSGAHSVTPETQPHTHRLSGSGFDSGLAFHSEEPPPRDPSSQARSYRNTSDADTLLTNTQSDTATENNTSDSLLHRVADSKSDISNDSEMNSVALTTGSAELQKTRQSSPARKSLVPVAIFKAQAKMDNGSAEKKQTATKATSSPKRPPVVTKGSKLHASSRNGPSSIPIKTRSTEHGQPTAGVKSQTPGAKTAARTQPASAKKLPTPKFEKDAKSGQSSPGTPKSPSSQAQSAKSLAEANKVKKVAVVRSTPKSPGSLKSRPPAPLAAAAPMPDLKNVKSKIGSTDNLKHQPGGGRVQILDQKVDYSTVQSKCGSKGNLKHVPGGGNVQILDKKMDLSNVQSRCGSKDNLKHTPGGGKVKILDQKVDYSNVQSKCGSKDNMKHAPGGGNVQIVDKKLDLTNVQSRCGSKDNIKHVPGGGNIQIVHKKIDLSNVQSKCGSKDNIRHKPGGGNIEIKNEKLEFKVQSKIGSLDNIGHVPGGGQRKIESHKLSFRESAKARTDHGAEIVSLEDSPHQLSTVSSSGSINMADSPQLSTLADQVSASLAKQGL; from the exons ATGGACTACATGAACAACGCCTCAAACAGCTACAGTTCTGGAGACACCATGAGTGCTTCATTAGGAAACATGTCCATAAACGATCAGCACCACCAGGAGAATGGAGTCCAGATGGGACACCAAATGAAAG TACGTAGTCTAGCCTTTCCTAGTTTACAACCCTCACTAGTGCACTCGTTCTCCCCGTTTCCATTTCTTATTATCTCACGCACAAGCAGGACGCAGTGCACAGACTCAGACCCACCTGCAAAAGTAAACAACACACTTATCAACGGTCAAACACACA AGAACGAAACAGTGCTCAGTGAAAATGGTCTGGAGTCTGGGTCTGAAGTAAAGAGCAGCGTCTGTGAGGAGGAGGCACAGCCTGGTGCCTCTGCAGGGGAGGGTGAGGTGCATCCTG CAGAAGCATCTGAACCATGTGCAGAGAAAGAAGCTGTGTGTGAGATCTCAGAAATGCAGAGCGCCTCGTTCGAAGACGAGGCGCCGCTTGGTGTCTCTGGTGAAAATGAGGGGCCTCCTG GAGGAGCAGCTCCAACAG CAAAGCCCGCTACTGGAGTCCTCAGTGAGTTCGCATTTGCGGCCGGCGAATCAAAGCCTTCTGTAGCCGGATCGAATGGTGAGGGCAATGACTTCATGAGCATGGGAGCGTCCTGCTCTTTGGACCCAGGAAGTGAGGCAGCCTCCGGCCTGGACGACGGGCGGGTTGGAGAGTGTGGGAAGAGGCTGAGTGACTCTTTATGGGCCTCTGAAGACATGCAAGCCAGCAGGGGGAGCTTGAATTGGACTGGAGTGGCAGATTCCCATAGGGCCATCAGCCTGGATGCCACAGAGTGTCTGTCTGAAATCAGCAACCCGTCAGCGGTGTGTTTAGTCCGCAGCACTGCTTTGGAAGACCTGACATCAATCGGAGACAAAGGCTTGTGGGTTGATCCAGGGGAGGAGCTCATCTCCAGTGAAAACACTAATGACAGACTGAGTGAAGGTGCAGCTTTAAGGTCCTGCAGTGACTCTGGAGCCCACAGCGTCACCCCAGAAACACAGCCTCACACCCACAGATTGTCAGGCTCTGGCTTTGATTCTGGACTAGCTTTCCATTCAGAAGAACCACCGCCACGCGACCCCTCATCTCAAGCCCGTAGCTATAGAAACACTTCAGATGCGGATACCCTTTTAACAAATACACAATCTGACACGGCAACTGAAAATAACACAAGTGACTCATTGTTGCATAGGGTCGCTGATTCAAAGTCTGACATTTCTAATGACTCAGAGATGAACAGTGTGGCTCTGACCACGGGTTCAGCAGAGCTCCAGAAAACACGCCAAAGTTCTCCAGCCAGAAAGTCTTTGGTGCCGGTCGCTATTTTCAAAG CTCAAGCAAAGATGGATAACGGCTCTGCAGAGAAG aaacaaactgccACCAAAGCAACCTCTTCCCCTAAACGACCACCCGTAGTCACCAAGGGAAGTAAATTACATGCCTCCTCCCGAAACGGGCCCAGCTCCATCCCCATTAAAACCCGCAGCACAGAGCACGGGCAGCCCACA GCTGGTGTGAAGTCTCAGACCCCAGGAGCCAAAACTGCTGCTAGAACTCAACCAG CTAGTGCCAAGAAACTTCCCACTCCAAAAtttgaaaaag ATGCCAAGAGTGGACAGAGCAGCCCCGGTACTCCCAAATCTCCCTCGAGCCAAGCGCAGTCTGCGAAGTCATTGGCTGAAGCCAACAAAGTGAAGAAGGTCGCGGTGGTGCGTTCTACACCCAAATCCCCAGGTTCCCTGAAGAGCCGCCCCCCCGCCCCTCTGGCTGCTGCAGCACCCATGCCAGACCTGAAGAACGTCAAGTCCAAGATCGGATCCACAGACAACCTCAAACATCAGCCTGGTGGTGGCAGG GTACAAATCCTTGATCAGAAGGTGGACTATAGTACTGTGCAGTCTAAGTGTGGCTCCAAAGGCAATTTGAAACATGTACCCGGTGGCGGCAAT GTCCAAATCCTCGATAAGAAGATGGACTTAAGTAACGTCCAGTCTCGCTGCGGTTCTAAAGACAACCTAAAACACACACCTGGAGGTGGCAAG GTTAAAATTCTTGATCAGAAGGTGGACTATAGTAATGTCCAGTCTAAGTGTGGCTCCAAAGACAATATGAAACATGCACCCGGTGGCGGCAAT GTACAGATTGTTGATAAGAAGTTGGACTTAACCAATGTGCAGTCCCGGTGTGGCTCCAAAGATAATATAAAACATGTACCTGGTGGTGGCAAT ATTCAAATTGTGCACAAAAAGATCGATCTGAGCAACGTTCAATCCAAGTGCGGCTCGAAAGACAACATTCGCCACAAACCAG GTGGCGgaaatattgagataaaaaatGAGAAGCTGGAGTTTAAAGTTCAATCCAAGATCGGCTCTCTGGACAACATCGGCCATGTACCAGGAGGCGGGCAGAGGAAG
- the mapta gene encoding microtubule-associated protein 4 isoform X4 encodes MDYMNNASNSYSSGDTMSASLGNMSINDQHHQENGVQMGHQMKVRSLAFPSLQPSLVHSFSPFPFLIISRTSRTQCTDSDPPAKVNNTLINGQTHKNETVLSENGLESGSEVKSSVCEEEAQPGASAGEGEVHPAEASEPCAEKEAVCEISEMQSASFEDEAPLGVSGENEGPPAGGAAPTAKPATGVLSEFAFAAGESKPSVAGSNGEGNDFMSMGASCSLDPGSEAASGLDDGRVGECGKRLSDSLWASEDMQASRGSLNWTGVADSHRAISLDATECLSEISNPSAVCLVRSTALEDLTSIGDKGLWVDPGEELISSENTNDRLSEGAALRSCSDSGAHSVTPETQPHTHRLSGSGFDSGLAFHSEEPPPRDPSSQARSYRNTSDADTLLTNTQSDTATENNTSDSLLHRVADSKSDISNDSEMNSVALTTGSAELQKTRQSSPARKSLVPVAIFKAQAKMDNGSAEKKQTATKATSSPKRPPVVTKGSKLHASSRNGPSSIPIKTRSTEHGQPTAGVKSQTPGAKTAARTQPASAKKLPTPKFEKDAKSGQSSPGTPKSPSSQAQSAKSLAEANKVKKVAVVRSTPKSPGSLKSRPPAPLAAAAPMPDLKNVKSKIGSTDNLKHQPGGGRVQILDQKVDYSTVQSKCGSKGNLKHVPGGGNVQILDKKMDLSNVQSRCGSKDNLKHTPGGGKVKILDQKVDYSNVQSKCGSKDNMKHAPGGGNVQIVDKKLDLTNVQSRCGSKDNIKHVPGGGNIQIVHKKIDLSNVQSKCGSKDNIRHKPGGGNIEIKNEKLEFKVQSKIGSLDNIGHVPGGGQRKREKGKEGEGSTSDSPSIPSPAVTPPLSPQTVPSAPTTPILTNPLIKIEDSY; translated from the exons ATGGACTACATGAACAACGCCTCAAACAGCTACAGTTCTGGAGACACCATGAGTGCTTCATTAGGAAACATGTCCATAAACGATCAGCACCACCAGGAGAATGGAGTCCAGATGGGACACCAAATGAAAG TACGTAGTCTAGCCTTTCCTAGTTTACAACCCTCACTAGTGCACTCGTTCTCCCCGTTTCCATTTCTTATTATCTCACGCACAAGCAGGACGCAGTGCACAGACTCAGACCCACCTGCAAAAGTAAACAACACACTTATCAACGGTCAAACACACA AGAACGAAACAGTGCTCAGTGAAAATGGTCTGGAGTCTGGGTCTGAAGTAAAGAGCAGCGTCTGTGAGGAGGAGGCACAGCCTGGTGCCTCTGCAGGGGAGGGTGAGGTGCATCCTG CAGAAGCATCTGAACCATGTGCAGAGAAAGAAGCTGTGTGTGAGATCTCAGAAATGCAGAGCGCCTCGTTCGAAGACGAGGCGCCGCTTGGTGTCTCTGGTGAAAATGAGGGGCCTCCTG CAGGAGGAGCAGCTCCAACAG CAAAGCCCGCTACTGGAGTCCTCAGTGAGTTCGCATTTGCGGCCGGCGAATCAAAGCCTTCTGTAGCCGGATCGAATGGTGAGGGCAATGACTTCATGAGCATGGGAGCGTCCTGCTCTTTGGACCCAGGAAGTGAGGCAGCCTCCGGCCTGGACGACGGGCGGGTTGGAGAGTGTGGGAAGAGGCTGAGTGACTCTTTATGGGCCTCTGAAGACATGCAAGCCAGCAGGGGGAGCTTGAATTGGACTGGAGTGGCAGATTCCCATAGGGCCATCAGCCTGGATGCCACAGAGTGTCTGTCTGAAATCAGCAACCCGTCAGCGGTGTGTTTAGTCCGCAGCACTGCTTTGGAAGACCTGACATCAATCGGAGACAAAGGCTTGTGGGTTGATCCAGGGGAGGAGCTCATCTCCAGTGAAAACACTAATGACAGACTGAGTGAAGGTGCAGCTTTAAGGTCCTGCAGTGACTCTGGAGCCCACAGCGTCACCCCAGAAACACAGCCTCACACCCACAGATTGTCAGGCTCTGGCTTTGATTCTGGACTAGCTTTCCATTCAGAAGAACCACCGCCACGCGACCCCTCATCTCAAGCCCGTAGCTATAGAAACACTTCAGATGCGGATACCCTTTTAACAAATACACAATCTGACACGGCAACTGAAAATAACACAAGTGACTCATTGTTGCATAGGGTCGCTGATTCAAAGTCTGACATTTCTAATGACTCAGAGATGAACAGTGTGGCTCTGACCACGGGTTCAGCAGAGCTCCAGAAAACACGCCAAAGTTCTCCAGCCAGAAAGTCTTTGGTGCCGGTCGCTATTTTCAAAG CTCAAGCAAAGATGGATAACGGCTCTGCAGAGAAG aaacaaactgccACCAAAGCAACCTCTTCCCCTAAACGACCACCCGTAGTCACCAAGGGAAGTAAATTACATGCCTCCTCCCGAAACGGGCCCAGCTCCATCCCCATTAAAACCCGCAGCACAGAGCACGGGCAGCCCACA GCTGGTGTGAAGTCTCAGACCCCAGGAGCCAAAACTGCTGCTAGAACTCAACCAG CTAGTGCCAAGAAACTTCCCACTCCAAAAtttgaaaaag ATGCCAAGAGTGGACAGAGCAGCCCCGGTACTCCCAAATCTCCCTCGAGCCAAGCGCAGTCTGCGAAGTCATTGGCTGAAGCCAACAAAGTGAAGAAGGTCGCGGTGGTGCGTTCTACACCCAAATCCCCAGGTTCCCTGAAGAGCCGCCCCCCCGCCCCTCTGGCTGCTGCAGCACCCATGCCAGACCTGAAGAACGTCAAGTCCAAGATCGGATCCACAGACAACCTCAAACATCAGCCTGGTGGTGGCAGG GTACAAATCCTTGATCAGAAGGTGGACTATAGTACTGTGCAGTCTAAGTGTGGCTCCAAAGGCAATTTGAAACATGTACCCGGTGGCGGCAAT GTCCAAATCCTCGATAAGAAGATGGACTTAAGTAACGTCCAGTCTCGCTGCGGTTCTAAAGACAACCTAAAACACACACCTGGAGGTGGCAAG GTTAAAATTCTTGATCAGAAGGTGGACTATAGTAATGTCCAGTCTAAGTGTGGCTCCAAAGACAATATGAAACATGCACCCGGTGGCGGCAAT GTACAGATTGTTGATAAGAAGTTGGACTTAACCAATGTGCAGTCCCGGTGTGGCTCCAAAGATAATATAAAACATGTACCTGGTGGTGGCAAT ATTCAAATTGTGCACAAAAAGATCGATCTGAGCAACGTTCAATCCAAGTGCGGCTCGAAAGACAACATTCGCCACAAACCAG GTGGCGgaaatattgagataaaaaatGAGAAGCTGGAGTTTAAAGTTCAATCCAAGATCGGCTCTCTGGACAACATCGGCCATGTACCAGGAGGCGGGCAGAGGAAG
- the mapta gene encoding microtubule-associated protein tau isoform X5 has product MDYMNNASNSYSSGDTMSASLGNMSINDQHHQENGVQMGHQMKVRSLAFPSLQPSLVHSFSPFPFLIISRTSRTQCTDSDPPAKVNNTLINGQTHKNETVLSENGLESGSEVKSSVCEEEAQPGASAGEGEVHPAEASEPCAEKEAVCEISEMQSASFEDEAPLGVSGENEGPPAGGAAPTAKPATGVLSEFAFAAGESKPSVAGSNGEGNDFMSMGASCSLDPGSEAASGLDDGRVGECGKRLSDSLWASEDMQASRGSLNWTGVADSHRAISLDATECLSEISNPSAVCLVRSTALEDLTSIGDKGLWVDPGEELISSENTNDRLSEGAALRSCSDSGAHSVTPETQPHTHRLSGSGFDSGLAFHSEEPPPRDPSSQARSYRNTSDADTLLTNTQSDTATENNTSDSLLHRVADSKSDISNDSEMNSVALTTGSAELQKTRQSSPARKSLVPVAIFKAQAKMDNGSAEKKQTATKATSSPKRPPVVTKGSKLHASSRNGPSSIPIKTRSTEHGQPTAGVKSQTPGAKTAARTQPASAKKLPTPKFEKDAKSGQSSPGTPKSPSSQAQSAKSLAEANKVKKVAVVRSTPKSPGSLKSRPPAPLAAAAPMPDLKNVKSKIGSTDNLKHQPGGGRVQILDQKVDYSTVQSKCGSKGNLKHVPGGGNVQILDKKMDLSNVQSRCGSKDNLKHTPGGGKVKILDQKVDYSNVQSKCGSKDNMKHAPGGGNVQIVDKKLDLTNVQSRCGSKDNIKHVPGGGNIQIVHKKIDLSNVQSKCGSKDNIRHKPGGGNIEIKNEKLEFKVQSKIGSLDNIGHVPGGGQRKKGKEGEGSTSDSPSIPSPAVTPPLSPQTVPSAPTTPILTNPLIKIEDSY; this is encoded by the exons ATGGACTACATGAACAACGCCTCAAACAGCTACAGTTCTGGAGACACCATGAGTGCTTCATTAGGAAACATGTCCATAAACGATCAGCACCACCAGGAGAATGGAGTCCAGATGGGACACCAAATGAAAG TACGTAGTCTAGCCTTTCCTAGTTTACAACCCTCACTAGTGCACTCGTTCTCCCCGTTTCCATTTCTTATTATCTCACGCACAAGCAGGACGCAGTGCACAGACTCAGACCCACCTGCAAAAGTAAACAACACACTTATCAACGGTCAAACACACA AGAACGAAACAGTGCTCAGTGAAAATGGTCTGGAGTCTGGGTCTGAAGTAAAGAGCAGCGTCTGTGAGGAGGAGGCACAGCCTGGTGCCTCTGCAGGGGAGGGTGAGGTGCATCCTG CAGAAGCATCTGAACCATGTGCAGAGAAAGAAGCTGTGTGTGAGATCTCAGAAATGCAGAGCGCCTCGTTCGAAGACGAGGCGCCGCTTGGTGTCTCTGGTGAAAATGAGGGGCCTCCTG CAGGAGGAGCAGCTCCAACAG CAAAGCCCGCTACTGGAGTCCTCAGTGAGTTCGCATTTGCGGCCGGCGAATCAAAGCCTTCTGTAGCCGGATCGAATGGTGAGGGCAATGACTTCATGAGCATGGGAGCGTCCTGCTCTTTGGACCCAGGAAGTGAGGCAGCCTCCGGCCTGGACGACGGGCGGGTTGGAGAGTGTGGGAAGAGGCTGAGTGACTCTTTATGGGCCTCTGAAGACATGCAAGCCAGCAGGGGGAGCTTGAATTGGACTGGAGTGGCAGATTCCCATAGGGCCATCAGCCTGGATGCCACAGAGTGTCTGTCTGAAATCAGCAACCCGTCAGCGGTGTGTTTAGTCCGCAGCACTGCTTTGGAAGACCTGACATCAATCGGAGACAAAGGCTTGTGGGTTGATCCAGGGGAGGAGCTCATCTCCAGTGAAAACACTAATGACAGACTGAGTGAAGGTGCAGCTTTAAGGTCCTGCAGTGACTCTGGAGCCCACAGCGTCACCCCAGAAACACAGCCTCACACCCACAGATTGTCAGGCTCTGGCTTTGATTCTGGACTAGCTTTCCATTCAGAAGAACCACCGCCACGCGACCCCTCATCTCAAGCCCGTAGCTATAGAAACACTTCAGATGCGGATACCCTTTTAACAAATACACAATCTGACACGGCAACTGAAAATAACACAAGTGACTCATTGTTGCATAGGGTCGCTGATTCAAAGTCTGACATTTCTAATGACTCAGAGATGAACAGTGTGGCTCTGACCACGGGTTCAGCAGAGCTCCAGAAAACACGCCAAAGTTCTCCAGCCAGAAAGTCTTTGGTGCCGGTCGCTATTTTCAAAG CTCAAGCAAAGATGGATAACGGCTCTGCAGAGAAG aaacaaactgccACCAAAGCAACCTCTTCCCCTAAACGACCACCCGTAGTCACCAAGGGAAGTAAATTACATGCCTCCTCCCGAAACGGGCCCAGCTCCATCCCCATTAAAACCCGCAGCACAGAGCACGGGCAGCCCACA GCTGGTGTGAAGTCTCAGACCCCAGGAGCCAAAACTGCTGCTAGAACTCAACCAG CTAGTGCCAAGAAACTTCCCACTCCAAAAtttgaaaaag ATGCCAAGAGTGGACAGAGCAGCCCCGGTACTCCCAAATCTCCCTCGAGCCAAGCGCAGTCTGCGAAGTCATTGGCTGAAGCCAACAAAGTGAAGAAGGTCGCGGTGGTGCGTTCTACACCCAAATCCCCAGGTTCCCTGAAGAGCCGCCCCCCCGCCCCTCTGGCTGCTGCAGCACCCATGCCAGACCTGAAGAACGTCAAGTCCAAGATCGGATCCACAGACAACCTCAAACATCAGCCTGGTGGTGGCAGG GTACAAATCCTTGATCAGAAGGTGGACTATAGTACTGTGCAGTCTAAGTGTGGCTCCAAAGGCAATTTGAAACATGTACCCGGTGGCGGCAAT GTCCAAATCCTCGATAAGAAGATGGACTTAAGTAACGTCCAGTCTCGCTGCGGTTCTAAAGACAACCTAAAACACACACCTGGAGGTGGCAAG GTTAAAATTCTTGATCAGAAGGTGGACTATAGTAATGTCCAGTCTAAGTGTGGCTCCAAAGACAATATGAAACATGCACCCGGTGGCGGCAAT GTACAGATTGTTGATAAGAAGTTGGACTTAACCAATGTGCAGTCCCGGTGTGGCTCCAAAGATAATATAAAACATGTACCTGGTGGTGGCAAT ATTCAAATTGTGCACAAAAAGATCGATCTGAGCAACGTTCAATCCAAGTGCGGCTCGAAAGACAACATTCGCCACAAACCAG GTGGCGgaaatattgagataaaaaatGAGAAGCTGGAGTTTAAAGTTCAATCCAAGATCGGCTCTCTGGACAACATCGGCCATGTACCAGGAGGCGGGCAGAGGAAG